In one window of Drosophila mauritiana strain mau12 chromosome X, ASM438214v1, whole genome shotgun sequence DNA:
- the LOC117148794 gene encoding ubiquitin-conjugating enzyme E2 S: MSSQYSNVENLSPQTIRQVMRELQEMETTPPEGIKVLINESDVTDIQALIDGPAGTPYAAGIFRVKLTLNKDFPLTPPKAYFLTKIFHPNVAANGEICVNTLKKDWKPDLGIKHILLTIKCLLIVPNPESALNEEAGKMLLERYDDYSQRARMMTEIHAQPAKCGVGATGDAKDDGGPSTKKHAGLDKKLQDKKKEKLLKEKKRMLKRL; the protein is encoded by the exons ATGAGTTCG CAATACTCGAATGTGGAGAACCTGTCGCCGCAGACGATAAGGCAGGTGATGAGGGAGCTGCAGGAGATGGAGACCACGCCACCGGAAGGCATCAAGGTGCTAATCAACGAGAGCGATGTGACGGATATTCAGGCATTGATCGATGGACCTGCTGGCACTCCGTACGCCGCTGGAATTTTCCGCGTCAAACTGACGCTGAACAAGGACTTCCCGCTGACGCCACCCAAGGCGTACTTCCTCACCAAGATCTTTCATCCGAATGTGGCCGCCAACGGTGAGATCTGTGTGAACACACTGAAGAAGGACTGGAAGCCGGATCTGGGCATCAAGCACATTCTGCTCACCATCAAATGCCTGCTTATTGTCCCGAATCCGGAATCGGCGCTGAACGAGGAGGCCGGAAAGATGCTGTTGGAACGATACGATGACTACTCACAGAGGGCGCGCATGATGACAGAGATCCATGCCCAG CCTGCCAAGTGCGGTGTAGGCGCTACTGGCGATGCCAAAGACGACGGTGGACCCTCGACGAAGAAGCATGCGGGCCTGGACAAGAAGCTGCAGGACAAGAAGAAGGAGAAGTTGCTCAAGGAGAAGAAACGCATGCTGAAGAGATTATGA
- the LOC117147501 gene encoding partitioning defective protein 6, with amino-acid sequence MSKNKISTTSATAATDTNLIEVKSKFDAEFRRWSFKRNEAEQSFDKFAALIEQLHKLTNIQFLILYIDPRDNDLLPINNDDNFGRALKTARPLLRVIVQRKDDLNEYSGFGTMKPRNLIGSILMGHTPVKTKAPSISIPHDFRQVSAIIDVDIVPETHRRVRLLKHGSDKPLGFYIRDGTSVRVTASGLEKQPGIFISRLVPGGLAESTGLLAVNDEVIEVNGIEVAGKTLDQVTDMMVANSSNLIITVKPANQRTLTSTHRGSFSRNSQLSSGSHHTNNTNTSDEIEHDDQDDIVDLTGVTLDESPTSTSAGNHNHQPPLSSSPSSHHQQAASNASTIMASDVKDGVLHL; translated from the exons ATGTCGAAGAACAAGATAAGCACAACGTCCGCAACGGCGGCCACTGACACGAATCTGATCGAGGTGAAATCGAAG TTCGATGCAGAGTTTCGGCGGTGGAGCTTTAAGCGAAATGAGGCGGAGCAGAGCTTCGACAAATTCGCAGCCCTCATTGAGCAGCTGCACAAGCTGACCAACATCCAGTTTCTCATACTCTATATCGATCCGCGGGACAATGATCTGTTGCCAATCAACAACGACGACAACTTCGGCCGGGCCCTGAAAACAGCACGTCCACTTCTACGGGTCATTGTGCAGCGAAAGG ATGATCTTAATGAGTACTCTGGCTTTGGAACGATGAAACCGAGAAACCTCATCGGCAGCATACTGATGGGTCATACGCCCGTGAAGACAAAGGCGCCATCGATATCCATACCGCACGATTTCCGTCAAGTCTCGGCCATTATAGATGTGGATATAGTGCCGGAAACGCATAGAAGAGTGCGGCTGCTGAAGCATGGCAGTGATAAGCCCCTGGGATTCTACATACGGGATGGCACCTCTGTCAGGGTGACGGCCAGTGGGCTGGAGAAGCAACCGGGCATTTTTATATCCCGCTTGGTTCCGGGCGGTCTGGCCGAAAGTACTGGCCTGCTGGCCGTCAACGATGAGGTGATCGAGGTAAATGGCATCGAAGTGGCTGGCAAGACTCTGGATCAAGTCACCGACATGATGGTGGCCAACAGCTCCAATCTGATAATCACCGTGAAGCCGGCCAATCAGCGCACACTGACGTCCACACATCGCGGATCCTTTTCGAGGAACAGCCAGCTGTCCAGTGGGTCACATCACACTAATAATACCAACACCTCCGACGAGATCGAGCACGACGATCAGGACGATATTGTGGACTTAACGGGCGTCACCCTCGACGAGAGTCCGACGTCAACGTCAGCCGGCAATCACAACCATCAGCCGCCATTATCCTCGTCACCCTCGTCGCACCACCAGCAGGCAGCCTCCAATGCGTCCACGATAATGGCCAGCGATGTCAAGGATGGAGTGCTGCATTTGTAG
- the LOC117147996 gene encoding lymphokine-activated killer T-cell-originated protein kinase, whose translation MDTPRRKLRNLHLENVQNSSTPINVPPSPMMKTLGHGTGIRVYRLDRSPRLGEIRSPWAVKRITQNMRVKKDTLFNERIVHEADILRKLKHPNIVGFRGVITNDEGINTLALEMCTTSLGSILEERHDEDLGPLPAKNTYKMIMDVAQGLDFLHNEARLMHGDLKSFNVLVKGEFEICKLCDFGVSLPLDEQGEVNFLKNPGLRYVGTNLWCAPEVIDEVDVIDSKADIFSFGLVIYETLALVPPHTLELDAALGEAMDSSHDLPTDTDKLQCKQLDFSSDEKKIGLPSAMEEHTDNDMSQDYDEEDEEEEKEEEEEKEEEEEKEEEEDHEDDDTKENDISYFTLNNLHSAYGTRPPLPVAFQLSDDYNCVVELFYLCTNALSEDRPAAKTIWQCLENNGANVATECD comes from the exons ATGGACACGCCACGCCGCAAGCTAAGAAATTTGCACCTGGAGAATGTCCAGAACAGCAGCACTCCCATCAACGTGCCGCCCTCACCGATGATGAAGACCCTGGGCCACGGCACTGGGATCCGGGTCTACCGCTTGGACCGCTCGCCTCGTCTCGGCGAAATCCGCTCGCCCTGGGCCGTCAAGCGGATCACGCAGAACATGCGGGTCAAGAAGGACACACTCTTCAATGAGCGGATTGTTCACGAGGCCGATATCCTGCG CAAACTGAAGCATCCGAACATCGTGGGATTCCGTGGCGTTATCACCAATGACGAGGGCATCAACACACTGGCACTCGAAATGTGCACCACTTCACTGGGCTCCATATTGGAGGAGCGTCACGACGAGGATCTGGGCCCGTTGCCGGCCAAAAATACCTATAAGATGATCATGGACGTGGCCCAGGGACTAGACTTTCTTCACAACGAAGCGCGCCTCATGCACGGCGACCTCAAGTCCTTTAATGTCCTGGTGAAAGGCGAGTTTGAGATCTGTAAGCTGTGCGATTTTGGAGTCTCTCTTCCGCTGGACGAGCAGGGCGAGGTTAATTTCCTAAAGAATCCCGGACTGCGCTATGTGG GAACTAACCTCTGGTGCGCCCCGGAGGTCATAGACGAAGTGGATGTTATTGACAGCAAGGCAGACATCTTCAGCTTTGGCCTGGTTATCTACGAAACCCTTGCTCTGGTGCCACCACATACCTTGGAGCTCGATGCAGCACTGGGAGAGGCTATGGACAGCTCGCACGATTTACCCACCGACACGGACAAGCTGCAGTGCAAACAGTTGGACTTCTCCAGCGATGAAAAGAAGATCGGACTGCCTTCTGCCATGGAAGAACACACAGACAACGATATGAGTCAAGATTATGacgaggaggatgaggaggaggagaaggaagaggaggaggagaaggaagaggaggaggagaaggaagaagaagaggatCACGAAGATGATGACACGAAGGAGAACGACATCTCCTACTTTACACTGAACAACCTTCATTCCGCCTATGGTACACGGCCACCATTGCCAGTGGCCTTTCAACTCAGCGACGATTACAACTGCGTCGTGGAGCTGTTTTATCTGTGCACAAATGCTCTCAGCGAGGATCGTCCAGCGGCCAAGACCATTTGGCAGTGCCTGGAGAACAATGGCGCAAATGTTGCGACAGAATGCGATTAG